The following coding sequences lie in one Oryza brachyantha chromosome 10, ObraRS2, whole genome shotgun sequence genomic window:
- the LOC102718871 gene encoding uncharacterized protein LOC102718871, with amino-acid sequence MISILAQERLLGFALGSVSMGGFVLHQRRAIYRSLADADAAAAPSPFSYQPNETSGRRSSTQLAHVWNKTVDETLGRLVAYLSSRGW; translated from the exons atGATCAGCATCCTCGCGCAG GAGCGCCTCCTCGGGTTCGCCCTGGGCTCCGTCTCCATGGGAGGGTTCGTCCTCCACCAGCGGCGCGCCATCTACCGctccctcgccgacgccgatgccgccgccgccccgtcgCCCTTCTCCTACCAG CCAAATGAAACCAGTGGTAGAAGGAGCTCGACTCAATTAGCTCACGTATGGAACAAGACGGTGGATGAGACTCTGGGACGACTTGTTGCATACCTCAGCTCTCGTGGATGGTAA
- the LOC102719148 gene encoding E3 ubiquitin-protein ligase MARCHF11 isoform X1, translating into MSSAAGSEPGPCPGTTSVGGERPSPRAAEEEEVVVVVASAAAAAEEAAPPAGVVTVVISQPEEGAEPKGVAPASLAPVGAGDGGAKVAAAAVKEAELARTDSFDEQCRVCQQKTEEPLVDLGCRCRGDLSKAHRTCISVWFRTRGSNKCEICQQVAVNIPPPETQASTSYWVWRVDSAYGRGRGGHERGWFSPLWVAFAILIGGLLLDVLISVSLGVSALPVNIIIGVLIVLGLGTALRLALECCQEWGSRRRMPRLPMDGMAPSGYHPGV; encoded by the exons ATGTCGAGCGCCGCCGGGTCGGAGCCGGGCCCCTGCCCGGGCACGACGAGCGTCGGCGGTGAGCGGCCCTcgccgcgggcggcggaggaggaggaggtggtggtggtggtggcttccgccgcggcggcggcggaggaggcggcgccgccggcgggggtGGTCACCGTCGTGATCTCGCAGCCCGAGGAGGGGGCTGAGCCGAAGGGCGTCGCACCGGCGTCCCTGGCCCCCGTTGGGGCCGGGGACGGCGGGGCtaaggtggcggcggccgcggtgaAGGAGGCGGAGCTTGCGAGGACGGACAGCTTCGACGAGCAATGCAG GGTATGTCAACAGAAGACAGAAGAACCATTGGTAGACCTTGGATGCAGATGTCGAGGTGATCTTTCAAAGGCTCACCGCACGTGTATTAGTGTTTGGTTTCGTACTAGAGGTTCAAACAAGTGTGAAATCTGCCA GCAGGTTGCTGTCAATATCCCCCCTCCAGAGACACAAGCTAGT ACAAGTTATTGGGTTTGGAGGGTTGATTCAGCTTATGGAAGGGGCCGAGGAGGACATGAAAGG GGATGGTTTAGCCCTCTTTGGGTTGCATTTGCAATTCTGATAGGTGGTCTCTTGTTGGATGTTCTGATATCTGTTTCTCTTGGTGTTTCCGCACTTCCAGTGAACATAATAATTG GTGTTCTTATCGTTCTTGGCCTCGGCACCGCCCTTCGGCTAGCCCTAGAGTGCTGCCAGGAATGGGGCTCCAGGAGAAGGATGCCAAGGCTGCCGATGGATGGCATGGCGCCCAGTGGATACCATCCTGGTGTATAG
- the LOC102719148 gene encoding E3 ubiquitin-protein ligase MARCHF11 isoform X2 gives MSSAAGSEPGPCPGTTSVGGERPSPRAAEEEEVVVVVASAAAAAEEAAPPAGVVTVVISQPEEGAEPKGVAPASLAPVGAGDGGAKVAAAAVKEAELARTDSFDEQCRVCQQKTEEPLVDLGCRCRGDLSKAHRTCISVWFRTRGSNKCEICQQVAVNIPPPETQASGWFSPLWVAFAILIGGLLLDVLISVSLGVSALPVNIIIGVLIVLGLGTALRLALECCQEWGSRRRMPRLPMDGMAPSGYHPGV, from the exons ATGTCGAGCGCCGCCGGGTCGGAGCCGGGCCCCTGCCCGGGCACGACGAGCGTCGGCGGTGAGCGGCCCTcgccgcgggcggcggaggaggaggaggtggtggtggtggtggcttccgccgcggcggcggcggaggaggcggcgccgccggcgggggtGGTCACCGTCGTGATCTCGCAGCCCGAGGAGGGGGCTGAGCCGAAGGGCGTCGCACCGGCGTCCCTGGCCCCCGTTGGGGCCGGGGACGGCGGGGCtaaggtggcggcggccgcggtgaAGGAGGCGGAGCTTGCGAGGACGGACAGCTTCGACGAGCAATGCAG GGTATGTCAACAGAAGACAGAAGAACCATTGGTAGACCTTGGATGCAGATGTCGAGGTGATCTTTCAAAGGCTCACCGCACGTGTATTAGTGTTTGGTTTCGTACTAGAGGTTCAAACAAGTGTGAAATCTGCCA GCAGGTTGCTGTCAATATCCCCCCTCCAGAGACACAAGCTAGT GGATGGTTTAGCCCTCTTTGGGTTGCATTTGCAATTCTGATAGGTGGTCTCTTGTTGGATGTTCTGATATCTGTTTCTCTTGGTGTTTCCGCACTTCCAGTGAACATAATAATTG GTGTTCTTATCGTTCTTGGCCTCGGCACCGCCCTTCGGCTAGCCCTAGAGTGCTGCCAGGAATGGGGCTCCAGGAGAAGGATGCCAAGGCTGCCGATGGATGGCATGGCGCCCAGTGGATACCATCCTGGTGTATAG